A region of the Variovorax sp. 54 genome:
CCATGCGCCGCGGCCGCTTCGAACAGGCCGAGGGCGGCACGTTGTTCCTCGACGAAATCGGCGACATGCCTTTCGACCTGCAGACGCGCCTGCTGCGCGTGCTCAGCGACGGCCACTTCTACCGCGTGGGCGGCCACAACTCGGTCAAGGCCAACGTGCGCGTCATCGCCGCCACCCACCAGGACTTGGAGCAGCGCGTGAAGCTCGGCGGCTTCCGCGAAGACCTGTTCCACCGCCTCAACGTGATCCGCCTGCGTCTGCCCGCGCTGCGCGAACGCGGTGAAGACGTGCCCGCGCTCACGCGGCACTTCTTGCAGCAGAGCGCGCGCCAGCTGGGCGTCGAGCCCAAGCGCATTTCCGACGCCGCACTTGCCAAGCTCGCGACCTTCGGCTTCCCCGGCAACGTGCGTCAGCTCGAGAACATCTGCCACTGGCTGACCGTGATGGCGCCGGCGCAACTGATCGAGTCGAAAGACCTGCCGCCTGAAGTGATGGCGGTCAGCGGGGCGGACGTGCATGCGGCAGTGGCCGAGGTTGCGGCGCCCGTGCAGGCTGCAGCGCCATTGGCAGTCGAGCGCGACGCTTCGGCACCAGTTGCCGCCGCCCCCGAGGCGGTGTCAGGCGCACCGACCGGCCCCAGCGCCTGGGAAAGCGGCCTCGAAGCTGAAGCCCAGGCCCTGCTCGCCGCAGGCCGCACCGACGTGTGGGACGTGCTCACGCGCCGCTTCGAATCGCGGCTGATCCTCACCGCGCTGGCCAACACGCGCGGTCGGCGCATCGAGGCGGCCCAGAAGCTGGGCATCGGGCGCA
Encoded here:
- the ntrC gene encoding nitrogen regulation protein NR(I), with amino-acid sequence MKPIWIVDDDQSIRFVLEKALLREDMPTRSFTNTREVLAALEQAEGDEQQGPQVLVSDIRMPGGSGLDLLDKIKAKHPGLPVIIMTAFSDLDSAVSAFQGGAFEYLPKPFDLPRAVELIRRAVDESQREEVSEERMVAAPEMLGQAPAMQDVFRAIGRLSQSNVTVLITGESGSGKELVARALHKHSPRANGPFVAINTAAIPKDLLESELFGHERGAFTGAQTMRRGRFEQAEGGTLFLDEIGDMPFDLQTRLLRVLSDGHFYRVGGHNSVKANVRVIAATHQDLEQRVKLGGFREDLFHRLNVIRLRLPALRERGEDVPALTRHFLQQSARQLGVEPKRISDAALAKLATFGFPGNVRQLENICHWLTVMAPAQLIESKDLPPEVMAVSGADVHAAVAEVAAPVQAAAPLAVERDASAPVAAAPEAVSGAPTGPSAWESGLEAEAQALLAAGRTDVWDVLTRRFESRLILTALANTRGRRIEAAQKLGIGRNTITRKIQELGIE